GTTTTTAACTCCCAGGTGAAGCAGGGCAAGCAACACGATTACCGCTTTTTGCTCGTACCATGCAATGTTGTATGCAATGGGCAGCTCGTTAATATCGTTCAGTTCGAAAACCTCTTTTAATTTAAGTGCGATAACGGCCAGCGAGTACGAGTCGTTACATTGTCCGGCATCAATAACACGTGGAATTCCGCCAATGTCGCCCAAAGGCAGTTTGTTGTAGCGGTATTTGGCACAACCTGCCGTTAAAATTACAGTGTCTTGTGGTAACTGCTCTGCAAAGTCGGTGTAATAATCGCGGCTTTTCATACGTCCGTCGCAGCCCGCCATTACAAAGAATTTTTTGATGGCACCGGTTTTTACGGCATCCACAATTTTATCGGCCAGGGCAAAAACCTGAGCGTGGGCAAATCCTCCAATAATTTCGCCTGTTTCAATTTCCTGCGGAGCAGCGCATTTTTTGGCATGCTCAATAATCGAACTGAAGTCTTTCATTTTGCCTTCTTCGCGATCGGCAATGTGAATGGCACCACTTAAACCCGATGCGCCTGTTGTGTAAATTCTGTCGGTATAAGTTGCCGAACTTTTTGGAGGCACGATACAGTTTGTTGTAAACAGAATAGGGCCGTTAAAGCTTTCAAATTCGGTGTTTTGTTTCCACCATGCATTTCCATAGTTTCCTGCCAAATGCTCGTACTTTTTAAAAGCTGGGTAGTAATGTGCAGGTAACATTTCGCTGTGTGTATACACATCAACGCCCGTTCCTTCGGTTTGTTTTAGCAGGTCTTCCATGTCTTTCATGTCGTGACCCGAGATTAAAATTGCCGGATTATTACGAACGCCAATATTTACTTTTGTAGCTTCCGGATTTCCGTACGATGATGTATTTGCAGCATCGAGTAGTGCCATTACATCAACACCAAATTTTCCTGTTTCCAAAGTAAGAGCGACCAATTCGTCAACCGATAAATCTTCGGTTGTTGCAACCAGTGCACGTTGCATAAATGCAAAAATACTATCTTTTTTACTGCCTAAATTGTAAGCGTGTTCGGCATAAGCAGCCAATCCTTTTACACCATAAATAATTAGTTCGCGTAATGAGCGGATGTCTTCATTTTTGGTACTTAATACACCAACTTCTTCTGCTTTTGCTTCAAATTCCGCAACCGAACTGGCATTCCAGCTGGCAATGGCCGGAA
The sequence above is a segment of the uncultured Draconibacterium sp. genome. Coding sequences within it:
- the hcp gene encoding hydroxylamine reductase; this encodes MSMFCYQCQEASKGTGCTIAGVCGKTSDVANLQDTLLYVLKGISWYNEKLRAQNVNPEKVDKFVFDGLFSTITNANFDKDVFSKKIIKALQLRNELHSRCLALNVALPKELPAIASWNASSVAEFEAKAEEVGVLSTKNEDIRSLRELIIYGVKGLAAYAEHAYNLGSKKDSIFAFMQRALVATTEDLSVDELVALTLETGKFGVDVMALLDAANTSSYGNPEATKVNIGVRNNPAILISGHDMKDMEDLLKQTEGTGVDVYTHSEMLPAHYYPAFKKYEHLAGNYGNAWWKQNTEFESFNGPILFTTNCIVPPKSSATYTDRIYTTGASGLSGAIHIADREEGKMKDFSSIIEHAKKCAAPQEIETGEIIGGFAHAQVFALADKIVDAVKTGAIKKFFVMAGCDGRMKSRDYYTDFAEQLPQDTVILTAGCAKYRYNKLPLGDIGGIPRVIDAGQCNDSYSLAVIALKLKEVFELNDINELPIAYNIAWYEQKAVIVLLALLHLGVKNIHLGPTLPAFLSPNVANVLVENFGIAGITDVEKDLEIFMQEATA